From the genome of Desulfovibrio sp. JY:
GTGGCCAAAACTACGGCCTCGTTATCCAGGGCGGCAAACCCGGCATCGCTGCGGCCGATAGGATTGGCCACGATCAAGTCGCAATTTTTGCGCGTCAGCTTTCCCTTGGCGTTTTCCAGCAAATTGTCCGTTTCGGCGCAAAAGCCGACAAGCCTCTGCCCGGGGCGCTTTTTCTGGCCCATTGCCGCCAGGATATCATGGGTGGGAGAAAATGCCAGGGTCAGTTCCTTGCCGGCCACGGCCTTTTTGAACTTGCCGCCGCTGGGATGGGGGACGGGTGAAAAATCGGCCACGGCAGCGGTCATAACGGCCATGTCGCAGTCCGGCCAAGCGGTAAGACAGGCGTCGTGCATCTCTTTTGCGGTCGTGACCGGAACAACCGTGACATCGTCCGGAAACCACCAGGATACGGGTCCGGAAACCACGGTCACCGAAGCCCCGCGCAGCCAGGCGGCCATGGCCAGACAAGCGCCCATGCGGCCGGTGGAGGGGTTGGACCAGAACCGGGCGGCGTCGAAATACTCGCGTGTCGGCCCGAGGCTGACCAGCACCTTCTTGCCGGCCATGTCCTGCGGGGTGAGCGCCTTGAGGATGGCCGTGAAAATGGCCTCCTCGCCGGCAAGCCGCCCCCGGCCGGATTCGCCGCAGGCCATCTCGCCGCATTCGGGCATGACGCCGACGACGCCCCGCGAAAGGAGGGTTTGCCAATTGGCCTGGGTAGCGACGGCCTTCCAGAGCCGGGGGTTCATGGCCGGAGCCACGACCATGGTCCCTTCGAAAGCCAGGGCCTGGCAGGCGAGCAAATCGCCGGCCAAACCACAGGACAACCGGGCCAGGATGTCGGCCGTGGCCGGAACAATGGCCAGCACGTCGGCGGTCTGCGACGGGGCGAGATGGGCGAAATTGGCCGCTTCCGGGGAAAACATGTCGGTGTAGACGGGATCGGCCCCAAGGGCCTCGAAGGAAAGCGGGGTGACGAAACGTTGGGCGGCCGTGGTCAGGGTCACACCCACGGAAGCGCCCGAAGCGACAAGGCGTCGCAAAAGGGACAGGGCCTTGAAGGCGGCTACGGAACCGGTCACGCCGAGGTGTACCCGTCGTCCGGAATATCCTTTGAAATCGCAATGTG
Proteins encoded in this window:
- the coaBC gene encoding bifunctional phosphopantothenoylcysteine decarboxylase/phosphopantothenate--cysteine ligase CoaBC; amino-acid sequence: MTTTHCDFKGYSGRRVHLGVTGSVAAFKALSLLRRLVASGASVGVTLTTAAQRFVTPLSFEALGADPVYTDMFSPEAANFAHLAPSQTADVLAIVPATADILARLSCGLAGDLLACQALAFEGTMVVAPAMNPRLWKAVATQANWQTLLSRGVVGVMPECGEMACGESGRGRLAGEEAIFTAILKALTPQDMAGKKVLVSLGPTREYFDAARFWSNPSTGRMGACLAMAAWLRGASVTVVSGPVSWWFPDDVTVVPVTTAKEMHDACLTAWPDCDMAVMTAAVADFSPVPHPSGGKFKKAVAGKELTLAFSPTHDILAAMGQKKRPGQRLVGFCAETDNLLENAKGKLTRKNCDLIVANPIGRSDAGFAALDNEAVVLATDGRTEHWASAPKTEMAWKIWDSTNRF